A segment of the Deltaproteobacteria bacterium genome:
CGCGAGCCTGGGTGAGGTCCCCCAGGCGGTGAAGGTCGAGCGCCTCGAGCGGGTGCAGGCCCGCCAGCGCGAGATCAGCCTGGAGAAGACCAGCGCCTTCGTGGGCCAGACCCTCGAGATCCTGGTGGAGGGACCCTCCCGCAAGGATCCGGCGGTGCGGGCCGGCCACGCCTCGGAGGGCTGGACGGTGCACTTCCCGGGCACGGAGGCCGAGGCGCCGGTGGGCAGCTTCGCCCGGGTCCGGATCGACTCCGCCAGCCACTTCGGCCTGCGGGGAGAGCTGGTCTCGGTCGCCTCCGAGCCCGACCGGGGGCCGGGCAGTTGAGGGGCCGGGGATGGCGCTGGCTGCCAGCCCTGGCCCACGCCGCGCTGATCTTCTACCTCTCCCACCAGCCGCAGTGGCCCTTCGCCCCGCCGCAGATCCTGGGGGTGGACAAGCTCCTCCACCTGGCGGCCTTCGCGGCCCTGGCCGCGCTGATCCTCTTCGCCCTGGGCGAGCAGGGCGCGACCCCGGGGGGCCGGGCGCTGGTGGCCGTCCTGGGCGTCGGCTGGGGCGTCCTGGACGAGCTGCACCAGGCCTTCGTCCCCGGGCGCTTCGCCGACCCCTGGGACGCGCTGGCGGACGCGCTGGGCGTGCTGCTGGTCCTGGCAGTTCACTTCGCCTGGTCGCGGGGGCGTGCTAGAACCACCGGCTAGAGGCCGGGATGGAAGCGATCCAGACACTACGCGGTTGCGGGCTGCTCAAGTCGTTCACGGACGTGGGCGTGAAGATCCTCGCGTCCATCGCCCAGCCCCGGACCTTCGGCCCCGGTGAGGCGATCTTCCGCCAGGGTGAAGACTCCGACGCCATGTGGGTGATCGGCGCGGGGCAGGCCTCGATCATCCTCGAGCGCGAGGAGGGGGAGCCCCAGGAGATCGGTCAGGTGGGCCCGGGCGACGTGATCGGTGAGCTCGCCCTGATCGCCGGCGGCAAGCGGATGGTCAGCGTGATCACCGACGGGCCCCTCCAGGCCGTGCGGATCACCCGCCTCGAGCTCAACGGGCTCCAGCGCAAGAAGCCGCAGGCCTGCCTCAAGCTGCTGATGGTGATCTCGAAGCAGCTGGGCAAGCGGGTCGCGGAGGACGGCGAGATCTTTCGCCGGATCATCACCGCCGCGCTGCCCGACTAGCGGAAGAGCCCGCGCGCGTGGGCGGCCTAGGCCTTGCCCACCATTCGCTTGAAGAAGGAGAGCAGCCTCCCACTCGTCGAGGGGAGGGCGTCGGTGGCGCGCTGCTCGGCCTCCCTCGAGGCGCCGACGTCCGCCTTGAGCCTGTTGCGGATCTCCTCGGGGGTGCCGCGGGTGGCCAGCTGGGTGGCGATCTCCTGACCGGTGGCGATGTTCCGGGCGCTCACCGAGAGGACGCAGTCGGGGCCCAGCTCGAAGGTCACCGCCACCCGGACCTGGCCGGCGGGCAGCTTGGGCAGGCCATCGAGGCGCGCCGTCCCCAGGAACTCGTTGCCCGCGATGTGCTCGTCCTCTCCCTGGAAGACCGAGATCTCGAGGCGGGTCTGGTCGTTGCGGGTGGTGGCGAGGCTGTAGGTCTTGCGCACCGGCAGCGGCGTGTTGCGCTCGATGATCCGGTGGAAGCGTCCCCCGGGGAGGCCCACGCCCAGGGTCATGGAGAGCACGTCGACCAGGACCACGCTGTCGACCTTCCCCAGCGAGGCCGCCAGGAGGGCGGCGCCCAGCCCCACCGCCTCGTCGGGATGCACGCCAGGGTGGGGCGGCTTGCCGAAGAAGAGGGCGAGCTTCTCCCGCACCAGCGGCGAGCGGCTCTGGCCGCCGACGAGGATCACGTCGTCGATGCCGTCGGGCCTCATCCCGGCGTCGAGGAGCACGTCCCGCACCACGTCCAGGGTGCGCTCGACGAGCCCCTCGTGCAGCTCGTCGAGGGTCTCCCGATCGAGGGTGGTCTTCAGGTCGTGGGGGACCCCGTCGGCGTCCACCACGAGGTAGGGCACGTGGATCTCGTGCGACCTGCTCTC
Coding sequences within it:
- a CDS encoding VanZ family protein is translated as MRGRGWRWLPALAHAALIFYLSHQPQWPFAPPQILGVDKLLHLAAFAALAALILFALGEQGATPGGRALVAVLGVGWGVLDELHQAFVPGRFADPWDALADALGVLLVLAVHFAWSRGRARTTG
- a CDS encoding cyclic nucleotide-binding domain-containing protein, producing MEAIQTLRGCGLLKSFTDVGVKILASIAQPRTFGPGEAIFRQGEDSDAMWVIGAGQASIILEREEGEPQEIGQVGPGDVIGELALIAGGKRMVSVITDGPLQAVRITRLELNGLQRKKPQACLKLLMVISKQLGKRVAEDGEIFRRIITAALPD